Within the Gossypium raimondii isolate GPD5lz chromosome 12, ASM2569854v1, whole genome shotgun sequence genome, the region TCATTTATCTGATCCGACATGCTTTTGATCTGCTCCTTTGAGTTGGAATCAGATTCCAGCACTAAGGCCACGTCTGAAAGTAGTGCACCAAAGAGTTCTTTGCAGCCGCTTCAACAGTATTAAGAGaacattcataaaaaattatcagATACTTGATAGGTACCAAACAGTAAAATACAGAAAATTATTTGCATGTTATCACCTATCAATTTTACGAGACAAAACTGAAAAAGGCGTTCCATACAAAGAACTGCTTCAGCAAGATCAGAACCCACCTCAACAAGATTATATTCATTAGTCTATCAATTAAATATTACTAAATAATTTAAGACAAAGGTGTATTTAACATGTTCAAGGGTTGAATAAAAGCTTTAGCTCCCCACATTATCAAACAGTCATACAATCTAATTGATCAGAATAATGTAACCTAATCGATGAAATATAACAAATTTGAGGTTGCAACCAACCTTGTATCTTTTGATATTGTAATAATGCTTTCTGGTTCACCAAAGACAGCGTCCGTATCGAGTTGTGATCTGTCCTTGCTTTTCAGCCATTGCTTGATGTTTTGACAGAATATCTTAGCATTTTTTTCAGATGCAATGAGCTTTCCACTTAGcgctttattttctttctctaatgCTTCAATAATTTCATGTGCATTCTGAAGCTGGACCTCGAGCTcttcaattaaaacattcatttggGAATTTTCTTGAGCATTTTCTTCCTCGGACTTCCGGGCTTCAAGAGACATTTGCTCCAATGCTGTTatatcaagcttcaagctctcTATTTCACACTGGGACTCCAGTGCCATAGATGAAACCGATTCCTCCAATTTCTCTATGCACAAAGCTGACTGTCGCAGCTCTTCTTCTTTGTTCTCTATTTCCTGCATTAGTAACAACCGCTCAGAGTTCGAGCTGTTCAACTCCCCTATCAAATGATCAATTTTCTCCCGTAAATCTTCCATGTCTACTAATTTGATCTCAAGGTCATGCACATGGTCATTTAGAAATTTGACCTCTTCATTCCTTGCACTTAGTTGATCCTGCAGGTAATCTGAAGAATGCGATCACAATATTAAGATTGAAGTTAACAGTATTCAAGTCCTGTATGCAGGCAGAAAATGATATCCaactcctttttttctttttcagggTTTTCGTTGAGGGAACAGATagtttctaatgtatgtttagAGGGTAAGAGAAATGCTCCACCTGCAAGGTCCTTCCAACGGGGTAAGGAGAACAGTGCCACTACGGATATAGACTTAGTATTCAATGCATGGTCC harbors:
- the LOC105764692 gene encoding uncharacterized protein LOC105764692 isoform X1, whose amino-acid sequence is MSSSSRGDGENSIDVEELLEIETRCRELRKEKDMLKESQPQGFELIRGLELHVKSLSEACTQDKKHIQKLERELKNCSQEIDYLQDQLSARNEEVKFLNDHVHDLEIKLVDMEDLREKIDHLIGELNSSNSERLLLMQEIENKEEELRQSALCIEKLEESVSSMALESQCEIESLKLDITALEQMSLEARKSEEENAQENSQMNVLIEELEVQLQNAHEIIEALEKENKALSGKLIASEKNAKIFCQNIKQWLKSKDRSQLDTDAVFGEPESIITISKDTSGCKELFGALLSDVALVLESDSNSKEQIKSMSDQINEYELLVKQLKEELREQKLKAKEEAEDLAQEMAELRYQMTGLLEEECKRRACIEQVSLQRIAELEAQIQKEPRNSMAVVRHLRES
- the LOC105764692 gene encoding uncharacterized protein LOC105764692 isoform X3, with amino-acid sequence MSSSSRGDGENSIDVEELLEIETRCRELRKEKDMLKESQPQGFELIRGLELHVKSLSEACTQDKKHIQKLERELKNCSQEIDYLQDQLSARNEEVKFLNDHVHDLEIKLVDMEDLREKIDHLIGELNSSNSERLLLMQEIENKEEELRQSALCIEKLEESVSSMALESQCEIESLKLDITALEQMSLEARKSEEENAQENSQMNVLIEELEVQLQNAHEIIEALEKENKALSGKLIASEKNAKIFCQNIKQWLKSKDRSQLDTDAVFGEPESIITISKDTSGCKELFGALLSDVALVLESDSNSKEQIKSMSDQINEYELLVKQLKN
- the LOC105764692 gene encoding uncharacterized protein LOC105764692 isoform X2, producing MLKESQPQGFELIRGLELHVKSLSEACTQDKKHIQKLERELKNCSQEIDYLQDQLSARNEEVKFLNDHVHDLEIKLVDMEDLREKIDHLIGELNSSNSERLLLMQEIENKEEELRQSALCIEKLEESVSSMALESQCEIESLKLDITALEQMSLEARKSEEENAQENSQMNVLIEELEVQLQNAHEIIEALEKENKALSGKLIASEKNAKIFCQNIKQWLKSKDRSQLDTDAVFGEPESIITISKDTSGCKELFGALLSDVALVLESDSNSKEQIKSMSDQINEYELLVKQLKEELREQKLKAKEEAEDLAQEMAELRYQMTGLLEEECKRRACIEQVSLQRIAELEAQIQKEPRNSMAVVRHLRES